The following are from one region of the Verrucomicrobiota bacterium genome:
- a CDS encoding aminotransferase class III-fold pyridoxal phosphate-dependent enzyme, with amino-acid sequence MKTESDGVQDLVTAYLKRTEGSYRFAEESSDFHVDKSSIVFGATEDTQKLAYPFVIERAEGSRVWDIDGNEYIDILQGLGANLFGHNPSFIRERLSEAMKKGFAIGTQTTLVAEVSRLIHDLTGMPKVCFSNTGTEAIMTAIRIARAKTNRSKIVIFKDSYHGHVDWVIMRPSIAEIVRQRIVSRLGELGLSAIGSVFKGLHFTRAIPASVGIPNSMAKDVMVLNYGCSKSLNIIKKHRSKIAAVLVEPVQSRKPEIQPKEFLQSLREVTSHAGIGLIFDEMVTGFRTHPGGAQAYFDVKADLVTYSKIAGGGLPLSIVAGREDFMSYLQPTAGVERDRSIFFAGTFCKHPLSLVASHATMQELISRGNSLQQGLNQKVANMIENLNDLTNSYKIPVRFTHFGSFFSISLSESRMRPSQVNQLSYYLRYSGIHLRGGDRGGFLTTAHTDDEIRTINQTFINGLRFVYGQKSWAETKSSGTLEHQEYERTY; translated from the coding sequence ATGAAGACAGAATCAGATGGGGTACAAGATTTAGTTACTGCTTATCTCAAGCGAACAGAAGGTTCTTATCGCTTTGCTGAGGAGAGCTCTGATTTTCATGTTGATAAAAGCTCAATTGTATTTGGAGCAACAGAAGATACTCAAAAGCTAGCCTATCCTTTTGTGATCGAACGCGCCGAGGGGTCACGGGTATGGGATATAGATGGAAATGAATACATCGATATCTTGCAAGGACTTGGGGCAAATCTTTTTGGTCATAATCCCTCGTTTATTCGAGAACGATTGTCAGAAGCCATGAAAAAGGGTTTTGCCATAGGTACTCAGACGACACTCGTGGCGGAAGTTTCTCGACTCATACATGACCTTACTGGAATGCCTAAAGTCTGTTTTAGTAACACTGGTACTGAAGCTATTATGACTGCTATTCGGATTGCTAGAGCAAAAACAAATCGATCTAAGATTGTGATCTTCAAAGATTCTTATCATGGTCATGTGGATTGGGTCATCATGCGTCCCAGCATTGCAGAAATCGTTAGGCAAAGGATTGTCTCTCGATTGGGTGAGCTAGGTCTTTCAGCTATAGGAAGTGTATTTAAAGGGCTTCATTTCACAAGGGCAATTCCAGCGTCTGTAGGTATTCCTAACTCGATGGCTAAAGACGTGATGGTCTTAAACTATGGCTGCTCTAAGTCTCTAAACATTATCAAAAAGCATCGTAGTAAAATAGCTGCTGTTCTTGTTGAACCCGTTCAAAGTAGAAAGCCTGAAATACAGCCTAAAGAATTCTTGCAAAGCCTTCGAGAAGTTACCAGTCATGCCGGTATAGGATTAATTTTTGATGAAATGGTAACAGGTTTTCGTACCCATCCTGGAGGTGCTCAAGCTTACTTTGACGTGAAGGCAGATTTAGTCACTTATAGCAAAATCGCGGGTGGAGGTTTGCCTTTATCAATAGTGGCTGGGAGAGAAGACTTTATGAGTTATCTTCAACCAACTGCTGGTGTAGAGCGTGATAGGAGCATTTTTTTTGCAGGCACTTTTTGCAAGCATCCTCTTTCACTCGTGGCTTCCCATGCTACTATGCAAGAATTGATTTCACGAGGAAACTCTCTTCAACAAGGCTTAAATCAAAAGGTGGCGAACATGATTGAAAATCTCAATGACTTAACAAATTCTTACAAAATACCTGTCCGTTTTACACACTTTGGTTCTTTCTTTTCAATCTCCTTAAGTGAAAGCCGGATGAGACCATCGCAAGTGAATCAACTTTCCTATTACCTACGTTATAGTGGAATTCATCTTAGGGGAGGGGATCGAGGTGGATTCCTCACAACCGCACACACAGATGATGAAATTAGGACAATTAATCAAACCTTTATAAACGGACTACGATTTGTCTATGGCCAGAAATCTTGGGCTGAAACAAAATCAAGCGGAACATTGGAACATCAAGAATATGAGCGAACTTACTGA
- a CDS encoding beta-ketoacyl synthase N-terminal-like domain-containing protein → MSELTDSKRILDTLRAAREQIEKLKKPKDQRIAIIGMSGRFPGAENLDEFWELLREGKSGIREVSETELKEAGVPESEYADSNYVKQYASFDDPTSFDAGFFGYSPGEAAMLEPQHRVFLECAWTALEDAGYDSHQYEGRIGVYGGTALNSYILNLNNDSSTSKSVNEVQAVVSNVMGLMPTRVSYHMDLKGPSCGIQTGCSTSLVALHEACRSLVDGDCELALAGGVTIGRAEPEGYLHEPGGIASPDGCCRAFDREGKGTLFGNGVGVLILKRLEDAVKDGDTIRAVILGTAINNDGADKVGLLAPSVNGQAEVIKSAFKRANVSPSTVSYVEGHGTATELGDPVEFSALTQAMAASLQAENKKCRIGSVKSNVGHLDAAAGVAGVIKTVLALQHETIPATLHFNEPNPQIDLVNSPFSASCENHAWTRSEEPRRAGVSSFGMGGTNAHAILEEAPLLGNHQESIEDDTYIFPLSAKTSTGLKTQVQQLGEYLQANETSLKNIAYTLQVGRRSMEHRCVVVAKKRNELLNQLQKAKPNLVEQKAPVVFLFSGQGSQYVGMAKELYEQNEVFRASMEACAFFLLPELDLFSLLFENESSLQDTAHVQPVLFAVEYSMAQLVKSWGIEPDAMLGHSLGEYVAACLAGVFSLEDALKIVCKRGQLMQSCPKGKMLAVRMRVEAAKEILTERLEVAAVNSPEQIVISGTEEDILTLKNELERKGIVSQVLDTSHAFHSHLMDPVLQEYRSFLNTIIFHTPNRDIISNRTGVWLTSDEATSPQYWVEHLRNTVLFANGLKKLQETLPDAVYLELGPGNTLCRLANMTLGNNCTTISTLTGIYESDYGIPTYKKAKAMLWLKGVPIQWANTYDEEVRRVPLPTYPFERAKHYIPRKSQPDIPEVDHSKKQPIENWFFAPSWKQQPFVVSTQRQGTQEKDKYIIFGDVNLKTEWQKALSSFDYVWVEAGGEWQKTESSFVIRANEEEDYTKLVATLDFSPTQWVHAWTFGEEDLVDSFDSLVALGQALAKANFGSQQYLNVVTSNLFEITGSEKVNQERAALPGLVKVMPQEISHLNCRLIEGRLKDTHFPNYLAEELASQSSDQVIAYRNGNRWIRSYESLELPETKPELLKEEGYYLVIGDLVDGLGMVYAQALRDYLNAKILVLGREGIPEPSEWDAWFATHGAQHPLSKTAQKIKALGREGVDFVMASVDLKNSDQVRVTSQALMERMNVEDLSGIFYADVMGGEASCAFIDLDHEDKEKIFEKKIRYLDSVSNLVEVLNPEFVVMQSSLSSIVGGAGFSAYAAASSYLDGFIERQKRSNFFSMNWDACRIDEDDMHLDSDLMALAFDSEEVWEATRRMVGQPQLSRIVVSPRSLDDRLNYDPRKVCDETNENSAERLLDNEYEAPETDIEKAVAKAMGDLLGIAKIGRHDDFFSMGGHSLLAIQAITKLRKDFKVDVPMRAILQGTPTVAGISKVIEENMGDLSENQVLAVEDLLDQIENEENQELAAK, encoded by the coding sequence ATGAGCGAACTTACTGATTCTAAACGTATACTCGATACACTGCGTGCTGCTCGCGAGCAGATTGAGAAACTGAAAAAGCCTAAAGATCAGCGCATAGCTATCATCGGAATGTCTGGACGATTTCCAGGCGCCGAAAATTTAGATGAGTTTTGGGAATTACTGCGCGAAGGTAAATCGGGTATTCGTGAGGTGAGTGAAACTGAGTTGAAAGAAGCTGGAGTTCCCGAATCTGAGTACGCTGACTCTAACTACGTGAAGCAATATGCGAGTTTTGATGACCCAACCTCATTTGATGCTGGATTTTTTGGCTATTCTCCTGGAGAGGCTGCCATGTTAGAGCCACAACATCGTGTCTTTTTAGAATGTGCTTGGACGGCATTAGAAGATGCTGGATACGATTCGCATCAATATGAAGGCCGTATCGGTGTGTACGGAGGAACAGCACTTAATAGCTATATTCTTAACCTCAACAATGATTCCAGTACTTCTAAGTCTGTGAATGAGGTCCAAGCAGTAGTGAGTAATGTCATGGGTCTTATGCCAACTCGTGTATCCTATCATATGGATTTAAAAGGACCGAGTTGCGGTATTCAAACAGGTTGTTCGACGTCTTTAGTCGCTTTGCACGAAGCGTGTCGGAGTTTGGTTGATGGTGATTGTGAATTAGCCTTAGCAGGTGGTGTAACTATCGGTCGAGCTGAACCTGAGGGTTATTTACATGAGCCCGGGGGGATTGCTTCGCCTGATGGTTGTTGTCGTGCCTTTGATAGGGAAGGCAAAGGAACACTTTTTGGTAATGGAGTTGGCGTTCTTATTCTAAAAAGGCTAGAGGATGCTGTGAAAGACGGTGATACGATTCGTGCAGTTATTCTTGGAACAGCGATCAATAATGATGGTGCTGACAAAGTAGGACTTTTAGCACCGAGTGTAAATGGTCAAGCTGAAGTTATAAAAAGTGCTTTTAAGCGGGCAAACGTTTCTCCTTCAACGGTTAGTTATGTTGAAGGACATGGAACAGCTACAGAGCTTGGAGATCCTGTTGAATTTTCTGCTTTGACTCAAGCTATGGCTGCAAGTTTACAAGCTGAGAATAAAAAATGTCGTATCGGTTCAGTAAAATCTAATGTGGGCCATTTGGATGCAGCAGCTGGTGTTGCCGGAGTGATTAAAACGGTACTGGCCCTTCAGCATGAAACTATTCCAGCTACTCTTCATTTCAATGAACCCAATCCTCAAATCGATTTGGTAAATAGTCCTTTTTCTGCTAGCTGCGAAAATCATGCATGGACAAGGTCTGAAGAACCAAGAAGAGCAGGAGTTAGTTCCTTTGGTATGGGTGGAACAAATGCACATGCCATTCTGGAGGAAGCGCCTCTTTTGGGTAATCACCAAGAGAGTATAGAAGATGATACTTATATTTTTCCACTATCGGCAAAGACAAGCACAGGTCTCAAAACACAAGTACAGCAATTAGGTGAATATCTACAGGCGAATGAAACCTCTCTTAAAAATATTGCTTATACCTTGCAGGTTGGCAGACGTTCCATGGAGCATCGTTGTGTCGTTGTGGCTAAGAAAAGGAATGAGCTTCTCAATCAATTACAAAAGGCCAAACCGAACTTAGTTGAACAAAAAGCTCCAGTTGTATTTCTTTTTTCAGGGCAAGGAAGTCAATATGTTGGTATGGCCAAAGAGCTCTACGAGCAAAATGAAGTTTTTAGAGCTAGTATGGAAGCATGCGCTTTTTTTCTTTTACCTGAGCTCGATTTGTTTTCGCTATTATTTGAGAATGAGTCTTCATTGCAAGACACTGCACATGTTCAACCTGTACTTTTTGCTGTGGAATATTCGATGGCTCAACTTGTTAAAAGCTGGGGCATAGAACCTGATGCTATGTTAGGTCACAGTTTAGGTGAATATGTTGCGGCCTGTTTGGCAGGAGTTTTTTCTTTAGAGGATGCATTGAAAATTGTCTGTAAAAGAGGTCAACTCATGCAATCTTGTCCGAAAGGTAAGATGCTTGCTGTTCGAATGAGAGTCGAAGCAGCTAAAGAAATTCTTACGGAGAGGCTGGAAGTCGCAGCTGTTAATTCTCCTGAACAAATTGTTATCTCTGGAACGGAAGAAGATATCCTTACACTTAAAAATGAGTTGGAAAGAAAAGGTATTGTCTCACAGGTTCTTGATACCTCGCATGCCTTCCATTCTCATTTAATGGATCCGGTGCTTCAAGAATATAGATCTTTTTTGAATACCATCATCTTTCATACACCTAACCGAGATATTATATCTAATAGAACGGGGGTGTGGTTGACATCAGACGAAGCAACTTCTCCTCAATATTGGGTTGAGCATCTTCGGAATACGGTTTTATTTGCTAACGGACTGAAAAAACTGCAAGAGACGTTACCAGATGCAGTTTATTTAGAGTTAGGGCCAGGAAATACATTATGTCGTTTAGCGAACATGACACTCGGTAATAATTGCACCACCATCTCCACTCTAACAGGAATTTATGAGTCCGACTATGGGATTCCAACCTACAAAAAAGCCAAAGCAATGCTTTGGTTAAAAGGAGTTCCTATCCAATGGGCGAATACTTATGATGAAGAGGTACGACGTGTCCCTCTCCCAACCTATCCATTTGAGAGAGCGAAACACTATATACCACGTAAGAGTCAGCCAGATATTCCGGAGGTAGATCATTCTAAAAAACAACCGATTGAGAATTGGTTCTTTGCTCCCAGTTGGAAGCAGCAGCCATTCGTTGTATCAACGCAAAGACAGGGAACTCAAGAAAAAGATAAGTATATCATTTTCGGAGATGTGAACCTGAAGACAGAATGGCAAAAGGCGTTGTCTAGTTTCGATTATGTTTGGGTAGAAGCTGGTGGTGAATGGCAAAAGACTGAGAGTAGTTTTGTGATTCGTGCTAATGAAGAAGAGGACTATACCAAGCTGGTCGCGACGTTAGATTTCTCACCAACCCAATGGGTTCATGCTTGGACATTTGGAGAGGAAGACTTAGTAGATAGTTTTGATAGTCTTGTGGCTTTAGGGCAAGCACTTGCTAAAGCAAACTTTGGTAGTCAACAGTATCTTAACGTTGTGACCTCTAATCTTTTTGAAATAACAGGGTCAGAAAAAGTGAATCAGGAGCGAGCAGCACTTCCTGGTTTGGTTAAAGTGATGCCGCAGGAAATTTCTCATTTAAATTGTCGCCTTATAGAAGGCAGGCTTAAAGATACACATTTTCCTAATTATCTTGCTGAGGAGTTAGCAAGCCAAAGCTCGGATCAAGTGATTGCTTATCGAAATGGAAATAGATGGATTCGATCTTACGAGAGTCTTGAATTACCTGAAACAAAACCTGAACTACTCAAAGAAGAAGGTTATTATCTGGTTATTGGAGATCTAGTGGATGGTTTAGGAATGGTTTACGCCCAAGCGCTTCGCGATTATCTGAATGCAAAAATTCTTGTTTTAGGTCGAGAGGGCATTCCTGAGCCTTCAGAATGGGATGCCTGGTTTGCAACTCATGGCGCACAACACCCTCTTAGTAAAACTGCGCAGAAGATTAAAGCATTGGGTCGGGAAGGAGTAGACTTTGTCATGGCTAGCGTTGATTTAAAAAACTCGGATCAAGTTCGAGTAACTAGCCAAGCACTGATGGAACGTATGAACGTTGAGGACCTTTCAGGTATCTTCTATGCTGATGTGATGGGTGGAGAAGCGAGTTGTGCTTTCATTGACCTAGACCATGAAGATAAAGAGAAAATTTTTGAAAAGAAAATTCGCTACTTGGACTCGGTGAGCAATCTTGTGGAAGTACTAAACCCTGAGTTCGTGGTCATGCAATCATCGCTCTCTTCGATAGTAGGTGGAGCTGGTTTTTCTGCTTATGCGGCAGCCAGTAGTTATTTGGATGGGTTTATTGAGCGTCAGAAACGTTCAAACTTTTTTTCTATGAACTGGGATGCGTGTCGAATTGATGAGGATGATATGCATTTGGATTCAGATCTCATGGCGCTTGCTTTTGATTCTGAAGAAGTATGGGAGGCAACGAGACGTATGGTAGGGCAACCTCAATTATCACGAATCGTTGTGAGCCCTCGTTCGCTTGACGACCGCCTTAACTATGATCCAAGAAAGGTTTGTGATGAAACAAATGAGAATAGCGCAGAGCGCCTGCTTGATAACGAGTATGAAGCACCAGAAACAGACATTGAAAAAGCGGTGGCGAAAGCAATGGGAGATTTGCTAGGTATTGCTAAAATAGGACGTCACGATGACTTTTTTTCCATGGGAGGTCATTCTTTATTAGCGATTCAAGCTATTACCAAACTACGTAAAGATTTTAAAGTAGACGTCCCTATGCGAGCGATTTTGCAAGGAACGCCCACGGTGGCTGGAATTTCCAAGGTGATTGAGGAGAATATGGGAGATCTGAGTGAAAATCAGGTTTTAGCTGTAGAAGATCTTCTAGACCAAATTGAGAATGAAGAGAATCAAGAATTAGCAGCAAAGTAG
- a CDS encoding thioester reductase domain-containing protein: protein MMNLEKLLSTLKSLDVRLWVEGSALRCDAPQGALTNELKDVLRYHKKELVDLLSPSRTSGVVNAWEADIVLSDEFRFEGQPDHAEVSTEKRIFLTGATGFLGAYLLSELIQQTQSNIICLVRGNTQEKNEGLSAFSRVEKSLAHYGLWQDGYKERLLVLEGDLSKKQLGLSNESYLDLITTVGCIFHNGAYVHHGLPYTSLRATNVKSTKELLRLAFQARSDFHYVSTLGVLPPLASEKHKRFYEKDSISLMPPPRGGYNLSKWVSERLVEEAASRGLAVTVYRPGPISGDSTTGVFNDQDFLCRLVRGYMASEMAPEGKTPLDLLPVDYVGKAVVWLSQLNRNNNRPVQRYHLIHPRPVSSEKIFQACQRAGLNIKRVPYQTWYDQLAEVVRKGRIDHPLYPLAGLFASRAEGGVKQSVDIKLPFDITEVEEALRDAPFLLPALNAKLFDKYLEVMLEQELVQT, encoded by the coding sequence ATGATGAATTTAGAAAAGCTCTTATCTACTTTGAAATCTTTGGATGTCCGCCTTTGGGTAGAGGGATCGGCTTTGCGATGTGATGCTCCTCAAGGAGCTTTAACAAATGAACTCAAAGATGTTTTACGTTATCATAAAAAGGAGTTAGTGGATTTACTTAGTCCTTCCAGGACTTCAGGTGTGGTTAATGCTTGGGAAGCAGATATTGTTTTATCTGATGAGTTCAGATTTGAGGGTCAACCAGATCATGCCGAAGTGTCTACCGAAAAGAGAATTTTCCTCACTGGGGCCACTGGTTTCTTGGGTGCTTATTTATTATCGGAGCTCATCCAACAAACACAGTCGAATATCATTTGCTTGGTTCGAGGTAATACTCAAGAAAAGAATGAGGGTCTTTCTGCATTTTCTAGAGTAGAAAAATCACTTGCCCATTATGGTCTATGGCAAGATGGTTACAAAGAGCGGCTTTTAGTATTGGAAGGAGATCTGTCAAAAAAGCAACTGGGTCTCAGTAATGAAAGTTATTTAGATTTAATTACAACGGTTGGTTGTATTTTTCATAATGGTGCTTATGTTCATCATGGACTACCTTATACTTCACTGAGAGCGACTAACGTTAAGTCAACTAAGGAATTATTGAGGTTAGCTTTTCAAGCTCGTTCAGATTTTCACTATGTATCTACACTTGGAGTGTTGCCTCCGTTAGCAAGTGAAAAGCATAAGCGTTTTTATGAAAAGGATTCTATTTCCCTAATGCCTCCACCAAGAGGTGGATATAATCTTTCTAAATGGGTTTCAGAACGGTTAGTCGAAGAAGCTGCGAGTAGGGGGTTGGCTGTCACTGTTTACCGCCCTGGGCCTATTTCTGGTGATAGCACGACAGGAGTCTTTAATGATCAAGATTTTTTATGTCGTTTAGTTCGAGGTTATATGGCTTCTGAAATGGCACCTGAGGGCAAGACTCCGCTTGATTTATTACCAGTTGATTATGTTGGTAAGGCAGTTGTTTGGCTTAGCCAGTTGAATAGAAACAATAACAGACCTGTACAACGGTATCATCTCATCCATCCTCGACCTGTTTCTTCTGAAAAAATTTTTCAAGCATGTCAAAGAGCAGGGCTGAATATCAAACGTGTTCCTTATCAAACATGGTATGATCAATTGGCAGAAGTTGTTCGAAAAGGGCGAATTGATCATCCTCTATACCCATTGGCGGGTCTTTTTGCTTCAAGAGCTGAAGGTGGAGTAAAACAGTCTGTAGATATTAAACTTCCTTTTGATATTACTGAGGTTGAAGAGGCTTTAAGGGATGCTCCTTTTCTCTTACCAGCTTTGAATGCAAAATTATTCGATAAATATTTAGAAGTAATGTTAGAGCAAGAGTTGGTTCAAACATGA
- a CDS encoding class I SAM-dependent methyltransferase, translating to MSERYDQYDSWAWLYDQTVGPEYGREQFSVLQRVLIPKLKEGAKLFDLCCGTGQLIEHLLRKGYEVVGLDGSEEMLKRAEINAPKAEYVLEDARKYKKPNYFDAAFSTSAALNHVPSVEDLKQVFENVYASLNEVGVFVFDLNHPEQMEKWWRGRPLEGMIAPKWAYMVTPFYQSDKKEGFFRVHMSRQVVRDKGIGALMRPIKDALYTFLSRARLVGLRIRLIRKIREVEPAWDHQENDFEVTAHEINAVQNALRDVGFSKVSIQTLEGDSKIDSNHSAYFICEKRGAV from the coding sequence ATGAGCGAGAGATATGATCAATACGACAGCTGGGCATGGCTTTATGATCAAACGGTTGGTCCAGAATATGGTCGTGAGCAATTTTCCGTTCTTCAGAGGGTATTGATTCCTAAACTGAAGGAGGGAGCTAAGTTATTTGACTTATGTTGTGGTACGGGACAACTCATTGAGCATCTGTTGAGAAAAGGTTATGAAGTAGTCGGGCTTGATGGTTCAGAGGAAATGCTCAAGAGAGCGGAAATTAATGCACCAAAAGCGGAGTATGTTCTCGAGGATGCACGAAAATATAAGAAGCCTAATTATTTTGATGCGGCTTTTTCTACAAGTGCCGCTTTGAATCATGTGCCAAGTGTTGAAGACTTAAAGCAAGTTTTTGAGAATGTTTATGCCTCATTAAATGAAGTAGGGGTATTTGTATTCGATTTAAATCATCCAGAGCAGATGGAGAAATGGTGGAGGGGTAGACCTCTTGAAGGGATGATCGCCCCCAAATGGGCTTATATGGTAACGCCTTTTTACCAGAGCGATAAAAAGGAAGGGTTTTTCCGAGTTCATATGTCTCGTCAAGTGGTTAGAGATAAAGGTATAGGTGCTTTAATGCGCCCCATTAAAGATGCTTTGTATACATTTTTGAGCCGTGCCCGGTTGGTTGGTTTGAGAATCCGGTTGATCAGAAAAATTCGCGAAGTAGAACCTGCTTGGGATCATCAAGAGAATGATTTTGAGGTCACTGCGCACGAAATTAATGCTGTTCAAAATGCGCTAAGAGATGTGGGATTCTCGAAAGTTAGTATCCAGACTTTGGAGGGTGACTCTAAGATTGACTCAAATCATTCAGCTTACTTCATTTGTGAAAAAAGAGGTGCAGTATGA
- a CDS encoding LLM class flavin-dependent oxidoreductase, with protein sequence MKYSLFFFDGDGANVSSGSYNLLIESAKFADANGFTAVWTPERHFHAFGGLYPNPALTSAALAMVTKNIQLRAGSTVLPLHHPVRVAEDWSVIDNLSNGRAAIAVASGWTMDEFILSRDPHGNRRTVMWKNLDQIKCLWKGEAVPFEDANGRSVKVKSLPRPLQKELPIWITCQSTESYIEAGRIGANVLTSLLGGTLEDLAPKLAKYREAWKAAGHEKEAGIVSLMVHTFLGEDEEQVKQDIREPFAAYLKTHYGLLENLAKGMGLDVKLEDFSDDDLDAILTFGVEGFIKQRSLIGTPQGCVSLVRDFAEAGVDELNCLIDFVQDDQAILGAMPYLKELMDLTSSELVLEDVAN encoded by the coding sequence ATGAAGTATAGTCTATTCTTTTTTGATGGAGATGGAGCCAATGTAAGTTCTGGAAGTTATAACTTGTTGATTGAAAGCGCAAAGTTTGCAGATGCTAATGGTTTCACAGCAGTATGGACTCCGGAACGTCACTTTCATGCTTTTGGGGGGCTTTACCCGAACCCAGCACTTACTAGTGCGGCTTTGGCCATGGTCACGAAAAATATTCAACTTCGAGCAGGTAGCACAGTGCTTCCACTTCATCATCCAGTTAGAGTTGCTGAAGATTGGTCAGTAATTGATAACTTATCAAATGGTCGAGCGGCTATAGCTGTTGCTTCAGGGTGGACCATGGACGAATTCATTCTTTCTCGAGACCCCCATGGAAATAGAAGAACAGTTATGTGGAAGAATTTGGATCAAATTAAATGTCTTTGGAAAGGAGAGGCTGTTCCTTTTGAGGATGCAAACGGACGTTCAGTAAAAGTCAAAAGTTTACCGAGACCTCTTCAAAAAGAACTTCCTATTTGGATTACCTGTCAATCTACGGAGTCTTATATTGAGGCAGGACGTATTGGTGCAAACGTGCTTACTTCACTTTTAGGCGGAACACTTGAGGATCTAGCACCTAAGCTTGCTAAATATAGAGAAGCTTGGAAAGCAGCAGGTCATGAAAAAGAAGCAGGAATAGTATCACTCATGGTGCATACCTTTTTAGGAGAAGATGAAGAGCAAGTAAAACAGGACATTCGCGAGCCTTTTGCAGCTTATCTTAAAACACATTATGGGCTTTTAGAGAACTTAGCAAAAGGTATGGGTCTTGACGTCAAGCTAGAGGATTTCTCCGATGATGATTTGGATGCTATTTTGACCTTTGGTGTAGAGGGCTTTATCAAACAACGCTCATTGATTGGTACTCCTCAGGGATGTGTTTCTCTTGTAAGGGATTTTGCTGAAGCAGGGGTAGATGAGCTCAATTGCCTGATTGATTTTGTTCAAGATGATCAAGCGATTTTGGGTGCAATGCCCTACTTGAAGGAATTGATGGATTTGACTTCATCGGAATTAGTTTTAGAAGATGTCGCAAATTGA